One genomic region from Arthrobacter sp. YN encodes:
- a CDS encoding GntP family transporter — protein MNPLVNSLMVQAADAPAIKPAVELGTPLLLTIAAAGIALLLVLIIRFKIQAFVALLAVSIVVGVAAQIPLKDIFTVVTTGVGSTMGKVALLIALGAILGRMIEVSGGVQSLATHFTEKLGAKRVAVALTAVGFLVAIPVFFEVGVIVLVPIVYAFAKIANVHPIKFGLPMAGIMLSIHVAVPPHPGIVAGAGVFGADIGLITMISLIICIPLGFLSYWVASIMNRKEYELLPGVKQQVDEFGSDSLVHVGHDGPGARAIAPPRPGLIMFLIAAPIAQILLGTVGTLTIPKDNYWYGVAAFIGNPFFALLVAVALSFFLLAVRRNWSLKETGEIFEGALPPIASILMVVAAGGVFGEVLRTSGIGAALSHTLDSLGLPVIVLGFIISLALRAAQGSATVAIVTTTGLLTSAVMEGGYTPAQIAVIVIAIGFGSLGLSHVTDAGFWTVIRYYGLTVSDGLKTWTVLTTILGLAGFALTYVAWILVGGLAH, from the coding sequence ATGAATCCCCTCGTTAACTCGTTGATGGTTCAGGCGGCCGACGCCCCCGCCATCAAACCCGCAGTGGAGCTGGGAACACCCCTTCTGCTGACCATTGCCGCAGCCGGAATCGCTTTGCTGCTGGTGCTGATCATCCGCTTCAAGATCCAGGCCTTCGTTGCGCTGCTGGCAGTCAGCATTGTGGTGGGTGTTGCCGCACAGATTCCGCTCAAGGACATCTTCACCGTGGTGACCACGGGCGTTGGCAGCACCATGGGCAAGGTCGCCTTGCTGATCGCACTCGGGGCCATCCTCGGGCGCATGATCGAGGTTTCCGGGGGCGTGCAGTCCCTGGCTACCCACTTCACTGAGAAGCTCGGCGCCAAACGCGTCGCTGTCGCGCTGACCGCCGTCGGCTTCCTGGTGGCGATCCCCGTGTTCTTCGAGGTTGGCGTGATCGTCCTGGTCCCGATCGTCTACGCCTTCGCCAAGATCGCCAACGTTCACCCCATCAAGTTCGGCCTGCCCATGGCCGGCATCATGCTGTCCATCCACGTCGCTGTCCCGCCGCACCCGGGCATCGTTGCAGGTGCAGGCGTCTTCGGCGCGGACATCGGGCTGATCACCATGATCTCGCTTATTATCTGCATTCCCCTCGGATTCCTGTCCTACTGGGTTGCCAGCATCATGAACCGCAAGGAATACGAGTTGCTGCCCGGCGTCAAGCAGCAGGTTGACGAGTTCGGCTCAGACTCCCTGGTCCACGTCGGCCATGACGGTCCCGGCGCCCGCGCCATCGCCCCTCCGCGTCCCGGCCTGATCATGTTCCTGATCGCCGCGCCCATCGCCCAGATCCTCCTCGGCACCGTCGGCACGCTGACCATACCCAAGGACAACTACTGGTACGGCGTGGCCGCGTTCATCGGCAACCCTTTCTTTGCGCTCCTCGTAGCCGTGGCCCTCTCCTTCTTCCTGCTTGCTGTCCGCCGCAATTGGTCGCTCAAGGAAACCGGCGAGATCTTCGAAGGCGCGTTGCCTCCCATCGCCTCCATCCTCATGGTGGTTGCTGCCGGTGGCGTCTTCGGCGAAGTCCTCCGCACCTCGGGCATCGGCGCTGCCCTTTCCCACACCTTGGACAGCCTCGGCCTGCCCGTGATCGTTCTCGGCTTCATCATCTCCCTGGCACTGCGCGCCGCCCAGGGTTCCGCAACCGTCGCCATCGTGACCACCACCGGCCTTCTGACCTCCGCTGTGATGGAAGGCGGCTACACGCCGGCCCAGATCGCCGTGATCGTCATTGCCATCGGCTTTGGCTCGCTGGGCCTGTCCCACGTGACTGACGCCGGCTTCTGGACCGTGATCCGTTACTACGGCCTCACAGTGTCCGACGGCCTCAAGACCTGGACTGTCCTCACCACCATCCTGGGCCTGGCCGGCTTCGCGCTGACGTACGTCGCCTGGATCCTGGTGGGAGGCCTGGCCCACTGA
- a CDS encoding alpha/beta fold hydrolase, with amino-acid sequence MADNVVPLPFVDVLTPAIPAGQPMPAVLIHGWASGSVYWEPLAKKLLDAGREVWILDLPGYHPGDFLPSDFEWTLDSAAASVAATLDAKTQGPVHVVGHSMGGSVSLTLAAARPELVASLTLVGMAPVPQNQGFKEVLRSQLDQGFFDSGTIAKLMNAWYGELPAADMVRLSTGFNAPFPVLSASALAAMTGVEPSVPGRVHAPLLVLAGTDDRVRPIEQMRAFVAESPQRQLKAIPGAGHSVHWEKPQECAEALHEFWETSWPPPA; translated from the coding sequence ATGGCTGACAACGTGGTTCCGCTCCCGTTCGTGGACGTCCTCACGCCTGCCATTCCCGCAGGTCAGCCGATGCCCGCCGTCCTGATCCACGGCTGGGCGTCAGGCTCGGTGTACTGGGAACCACTGGCGAAGAAACTGCTCGACGCCGGCCGCGAAGTCTGGATTCTCGACCTCCCCGGCTACCACCCGGGAGATTTCCTGCCGTCGGATTTCGAATGGACCTTGGACTCGGCGGCTGCTTCGGTAGCAGCCACCCTTGACGCCAAGACCCAGGGTCCCGTGCACGTGGTGGGGCACTCGATGGGTGGCAGTGTTTCGCTGACGCTGGCGGCGGCCCGCCCCGAGTTGGTGGCCTCACTGACCCTGGTGGGCATGGCACCGGTGCCGCAAAATCAAGGCTTCAAAGAGGTGCTCAGGTCACAGCTGGACCAGGGGTTTTTCGATTCCGGAACCATCGCGAAGCTCATGAACGCCTGGTACGGGGAGTTGCCGGCAGCAGACATGGTGCGGCTCAGCACCGGATTCAATGCCCCCTTCCCCGTTCTGTCCGCCAGCGCCTTGGCGGCCATGACCGGCGTCGAACCTTCAGTACCCGGGCGCGTCCACGCGCCGTTGCTGGTGCTCGCCGGAACTGATGACCGGGTGCGGCCCATAGAGCAAATGCGCGCGTTCGTGGCCGAAAGCCCCCAGCGTCAGCTGAAGGCCATTCCCGGCGCGGGCCACAGTGTCCACTGGGAGAAGCCGCAGGAATGTGCCGAGGCGCTGCATGAATTTTGGGAAACGAGCTGGCCACCGCCAGCGTAA
- a CDS encoding NAD(P)-dependent oxidoreductase codes for MTSSNYTVTVLGLGAMGLPMATRLASELTVHGFDIAEPRLELAAAAGIKTFASAREASDGADALLLAVRNGEQLNDVLFGENGVASVLKPGAVVILGSTVGTEAIPATVEKLAEYGVALVDAPLSGGPKRAGEGDLLIVVGAEPEALEKARPALELLASTLSIVGDKPGDGQALKTVNQLLCGVHIAAAAEAMALADALGLDQAKTLAALEAGAAGSFMLSNRGPRILEAYSEDGAEVLSRLDIFVKDMGIVGKATRAAGLAAPVAAAAEQLYLLGQAQGLAAADDSAVIKVVAPAKRTA; via the coding sequence ATGACCAGCAGCAATTACACCGTCACCGTCCTGGGCCTCGGCGCCATGGGCCTGCCCATGGCAACCCGCCTCGCGTCCGAGCTCACCGTCCACGGCTTCGACATCGCCGAGCCGCGCCTTGAACTCGCCGCAGCCGCCGGGATCAAGACGTTCGCGTCAGCCCGTGAGGCCTCCGATGGTGCCGACGCGCTGCTCCTGGCCGTCCGCAACGGCGAGCAGCTCAACGATGTCCTCTTCGGCGAGAACGGCGTTGCCTCGGTACTGAAGCCGGGCGCCGTCGTGATCCTCGGCAGCACCGTCGGAACAGAGGCCATCCCGGCCACGGTGGAAAAGCTTGCGGAATACGGCGTGGCCCTGGTTGATGCACCGCTGTCCGGTGGACCCAAGCGTGCCGGCGAGGGCGACCTGCTGATCGTCGTGGGTGCAGAGCCCGAGGCACTCGAAAAGGCGCGCCCTGCTTTGGAACTACTGGCCTCCACCCTGAGCATCGTCGGCGACAAGCCCGGCGACGGCCAGGCACTCAAAACCGTCAACCAGCTCCTCTGCGGCGTGCACATCGCCGCCGCTGCCGAGGCCATGGCCCTTGCCGACGCCCTCGGCCTGGACCAGGCGAAGACCCTCGCCGCCCTCGAAGCCGGAGCCGCCGGTTCCTTCATGCTGTCCAACCGTGGTCCGCGCATCCTCGAGGCCTACTCCGAAGACGGCGCCGAAGTCCTCAGCCGCCTCGATATCTTCGTCAAGGACATGGGCATCGTGGGCAAAGCGACCCGCGCCGCCGGCCTCGCTGCACCTGTAGCTGCCGCTGCTGAACAGCTCTATCTTCTCGGCCAGGCCCAGGGCCTCGCCGCTGCCGACGACTCCGCCGTCATCAAGGTTGTCGCGCCCGCAAAGCGCACCGCCTAA
- a CDS encoding styrene monooxygenase/indole monooxygenase family protein — MTQRHITIVGAGQSGLQLGIGLLDAGFQVTTISNRTPQEIQEGKVASSQCIFHNALEHERSLGLDFWPDAPTVDGISFTIPHPEVPGEKAISWASRLDDHAKSIDQRVKFPKFMEEFTARGGELVFEDAGVAELEKYTQNSDLVIVAAGKGEIAQLFTRDAERSTYDAPQRALALTYVKGLKPREEYSAVSFNLIPGVGEYFVFPALTTTGPCEIMVFEGVPGGPMDTWKGLSPEEHLENSKSILQTFLPWEAERATDVELTDPHGVLQGRFAPTVRHPIATLPSGRQVLGLADVVVLNDPITGQGSNNASKCAASYLDSIIRQDIGAYDAEFMQATFERYWDYAQHVAHWTNALLAPPPPHVLELLGAANSEPAIAHRFANGFNHPPEFQDWFMYPDKAADYLAGLSAAKV; from the coding sequence ATGACGCAACGCCACATCACCATCGTCGGCGCCGGCCAGTCCGGACTGCAGCTGGGCATCGGCCTGCTGGACGCCGGATTCCAGGTCACCACGATCTCGAACCGCACACCGCAGGAGATCCAGGAAGGAAAGGTAGCCTCCAGCCAGTGCATCTTCCACAACGCACTGGAACACGAGCGGTCCTTGGGGCTCGATTTCTGGCCGGACGCGCCAACTGTGGACGGCATCTCCTTCACCATTCCCCACCCCGAAGTGCCGGGCGAGAAGGCCATCAGCTGGGCCTCCCGCCTGGACGACCACGCCAAGTCCATCGATCAGCGCGTGAAGTTTCCCAAGTTCATGGAGGAGTTCACCGCGCGGGGCGGCGAGCTGGTCTTCGAAGACGCAGGCGTAGCTGAGCTGGAAAAGTACACGCAGAATTCGGACCTGGTGATCGTGGCAGCCGGTAAAGGCGAGATCGCGCAACTCTTCACCCGCGACGCCGAACGCAGCACCTACGACGCCCCGCAGCGCGCCCTTGCCTTGACCTACGTGAAGGGCTTGAAGCCCCGCGAAGAGTACTCGGCAGTCTCGTTCAACCTCATCCCCGGAGTTGGCGAGTACTTCGTCTTCCCCGCCCTCACCACCACCGGCCCCTGCGAAATCATGGTCTTCGAAGGCGTTCCGGGCGGCCCGATGGACACGTGGAAAGGCCTCTCTCCTGAGGAGCACCTGGAGAACTCCAAAAGCATCCTGCAGACGTTCCTGCCGTGGGAAGCCGAACGGGCCACCGACGTGGAACTCACCGATCCCCATGGCGTTCTCCAAGGCCGCTTCGCGCCCACCGTCCGCCACCCGATTGCCACGCTGCCGAGCGGCCGGCAGGTACTCGGCCTGGCCGACGTCGTGGTGTTGAACGATCCCATCACCGGACAGGGGTCCAACAACGCGAGCAAATGCGCGGCGTCGTACCTGGACAGCATCATCCGGCAGGACATTGGAGCCTACGACGCAGAGTTCATGCAGGCCACGTTCGAGCGCTATTGGGATTACGCCCAGCACGTTGCACACTGGACAAATGCCCTCCTGGCCCCGCCGCCGCCCCACGTCCTTGAACTCCTGGGCGCCGCGAACAGCGAGCCGGCCATTGCCCACCGCTTTGCCAACGGCTTCAACCACCCTCCGGAATTCCAGGACTGGTTCATGTACCCGGACAAAGCTGCCGACTACCTGGCCGGCCTCTCCGCCGCCAAGGTTTAA
- a CDS encoding SDR family oxidoreductase, with amino-acid sequence MSALKGRTAIVTGGVTKVGQGVVTALRDAGATVVVADIDPDGASLTAGLGEGITYSHADITDDDAVNQLVSGTAARHGSLDILVNLACTYKDDGAASGRADWLDALNVNLVSAVVASNAARPYLKASGHGAIINFTSISSSVAQTGRWLYPASKAALVQVTRSMAVDFASDGIRVNSVSPGWVWSNIMDSLSNGNLEKTDSVAAPFHALKRVGRPHEVGDVVAFLASDQASFVTGADWAVDGGYSALGPERAEETIPLLAAN; translated from the coding sequence ATGTCAGCACTCAAAGGCAGGACAGCGATCGTCACAGGTGGAGTCACCAAAGTGGGCCAGGGCGTGGTCACCGCTTTGCGGGACGCCGGAGCCACGGTGGTGGTGGCGGACATAGACCCCGACGGCGCGTCGCTCACCGCCGGGTTGGGCGAGGGGATCACCTACTCCCACGCTGACATCACGGATGATGACGCCGTGAACCAGCTTGTCAGCGGGACCGCAGCCCGGCACGGCAGCCTCGACATCCTGGTGAACCTCGCCTGTACCTACAAGGACGACGGAGCCGCATCCGGCCGCGCCGACTGGCTCGACGCACTGAACGTCAACCTCGTCAGCGCCGTAGTGGCGAGCAACGCAGCCCGCCCCTACCTCAAGGCTTCGGGGCACGGCGCCATCATTAACTTCACCTCCATTTCCAGCTCGGTGGCCCAAACGGGCCGTTGGTTGTACCCCGCCAGCAAGGCTGCTTTGGTGCAGGTGACCCGCAGCATGGCAGTGGACTTCGCATCGGATGGGATCCGGGTCAACTCGGTCAGCCCGGGCTGGGTGTGGAGCAACATCATGGACTCCCTCAGCAACGGGAATCTGGAGAAGACAGACTCCGTGGCGGCACCGTTCCACGCACTCAAGCGCGTCGGCCGCCCGCACGAGGTGGGTGACGTCGTCGCGTTCCTCGCCAGCGACCAAGCCAGCTTCGTGACCGGCGCCGATTGGGCCGTCGACGGCGGCTACTCCGCGTTGGGACCTGAACGCGCCGAAGAAACCATCCCCTTGCTCGCCGCCAACTGA
- a CDS encoding AraC family transcriptional regulator has product MATTDVDQAHAKIAELFCSHELAPRTRQSSVDMKLRSLHRGDVGIEFLDYGADVRIEPEGLQDFHLVQIPLAGHASMKVGASTVESSPAMATVPPLDRPFSMSWDSGSPHLIVYVRRAALERVAWQLNGAAPGELGYGMDLSGGAGRAFLRAVVELHDDMISQPQSAAPAFVQGLLADSMISRLLMAMESPGVAARDAASEGRLVRECRELLEKHAFEELTVPDIAECLGVSVRTLQTALRAETGATPSELLRNIRLDRAREMLLEASPREQSVTAVAELCGFTHQGRFSALYVKAFGELPSESLRR; this is encoded by the coding sequence GTGGCCACCACCGACGTGGACCAAGCACACGCCAAAATTGCTGAGCTGTTTTGCAGTCACGAGCTGGCGCCGCGGACGCGCCAGTCCTCTGTGGATATGAAGCTCCGCTCCCTCCACCGCGGTGATGTGGGAATCGAGTTCCTGGACTACGGCGCGGACGTTCGGATTGAGCCGGAGGGCCTCCAGGATTTCCACTTGGTGCAGATCCCGTTGGCGGGGCACGCGTCCATGAAGGTGGGTGCGAGCACTGTGGAGTCGAGTCCGGCAATGGCCACTGTTCCTCCGCTGGACAGGCCCTTCTCCATGAGCTGGGACAGCGGCAGCCCGCACCTCATTGTGTACGTGCGGCGGGCAGCATTGGAGCGGGTGGCATGGCAGCTCAACGGCGCGGCACCTGGTGAGCTGGGCTACGGTATGGACCTTTCAGGTGGCGCCGGGCGCGCGTTCCTGAGGGCCGTCGTCGAACTTCATGACGACATGATCAGCCAGCCGCAGTCCGCGGCTCCCGCCTTTGTGCAGGGATTGTTGGCGGACAGCATGATCTCGCGCTTGCTGATGGCGATGGAGTCGCCCGGTGTGGCGGCCCGGGACGCGGCTTCGGAGGGCCGGCTGGTCCGCGAATGCCGCGAACTGTTGGAAAAGCACGCTTTCGAAGAACTCACTGTCCCTGACATCGCCGAGTGCCTGGGTGTTTCGGTCCGCACGCTGCAAACTGCCTTGCGTGCGGAAACCGGTGCGACGCCGTCTGAGTTATTGCGCAATATCAGGCTGGATCGGGCCCGGGAGATGCTGCTGGAAGCGAGCCCGCGGGAGCAGAGTGTCACGGCCGTCGCTGAGTTGTGTGGTTTCACTCACCAAGGGCGCTTCTCTGCCCTCTACGTGAAGGCCTTCGGCGAATTACCAAGCGAGAGCTTGCGCCGCTAG
- a CDS encoding four-carbon acid sugar kinase family protein — MTLEADVLAAFPAEVQIPAQLVADAVAASAATTPRVLVVLDDDPTGTQSVADLAVLTRWEVEDFTWAFTHIRENQTQAAVYVLTNTRSLDPAEAAARNEEIVRNALAAASGTVVGPRLRLGFVSRSDSTLRGHYPLEPDVIAATVAAETGEPTDGVVIVPAFPDAGRVTIGGVHYMRGDAGTLTPVAETEFAKDASFGFKNSEMAKYVEEKSQGRFPAGDVIVLDLNIIRAGASAQDPTISAKAIADALESATSSTPIVADIVTENDFRALALGLEEAERRGKKLLYRVGPPFVRGRIGQEIRTALTSEEAFAGNTPSAAGGLIVVGSHVGVTTRQLNDLTAAHSSARTIEIDVEKLIAGTETAGEAEADAYIGTVVSDVVDALHHGDVIVHTSRLLIKTDDAAASLKIARTVSAAVVAVVNRTLKTFPPRFVIAKGGITSSDVAAHGLEIRHAIVRGPMLPGIVSLWEPVDGPAKGIPYIVFAGNVGDDQSLTEVTRKLSSTF, encoded by the coding sequence GTGACCCTTGAAGCAGACGTTCTGGCCGCTTTCCCGGCGGAAGTCCAGATTCCCGCTCAGCTGGTTGCCGACGCCGTTGCCGCGTCCGCCGCCACCACCCCGCGCGTGCTGGTTGTCCTCGACGACGACCCCACGGGCACGCAGTCCGTTGCGGATCTTGCCGTGCTCACCCGCTGGGAGGTTGAGGATTTCACGTGGGCCTTCACCCACATCCGTGAGAACCAGACCCAGGCCGCTGTTTACGTTCTGACCAACACCCGCAGCCTTGACCCGGCCGAGGCCGCGGCCCGCAACGAGGAAATTGTCCGCAATGCCCTCGCTGCGGCGTCGGGCACCGTTGTTGGTCCTCGGCTGCGCCTGGGATTCGTCAGCCGCAGCGACTCCACCCTCCGTGGTCACTACCCGCTGGAGCCGGACGTCATCGCCGCTACCGTTGCCGCCGAAACCGGTGAACCCACCGACGGCGTAGTGATCGTTCCGGCATTCCCCGACGCCGGCCGCGTCACCATCGGCGGTGTCCACTACATGAGGGGAGACGCTGGCACACTCACCCCTGTGGCCGAGACGGAATTCGCGAAGGATGCGAGCTTCGGCTTCAAGAACTCCGAGATGGCCAAGTATGTGGAGGAGAAGTCACAGGGCCGATTCCCGGCGGGCGACGTGATCGTGCTTGACCTGAACATCATCCGCGCCGGAGCTTCCGCCCAGGACCCCACCATCTCCGCCAAGGCCATCGCCGACGCCCTGGAGTCCGCCACCAGCTCCACCCCGATCGTGGCCGACATCGTCACCGAGAACGACTTCCGCGCCCTCGCCCTGGGCCTCGAAGAAGCCGAACGCCGCGGCAAGAAACTCCTCTACCGCGTGGGCCCGCCGTTCGTCCGCGGAAGGATCGGCCAGGAAATCCGCACGGCACTGACCTCCGAAGAGGCGTTCGCGGGCAATACTCCCTCTGCAGCCGGCGGCTTGATCGTGGTGGGCTCGCACGTTGGCGTCACCACCCGCCAGCTCAATGACCTCACAGCCGCGCACAGCTCGGCGCGCACCATCGAGATCGATGTCGAGAAACTTATTGCCGGTACCGAAACCGCGGGCGAAGCAGAAGCCGACGCCTACATCGGAACCGTCGTGTCCGACGTCGTCGATGCCCTCCACCATGGTGACGTCATCGTCCACACCAGCCGCCTGCTCATCAAAACCGACGACGCCGCCGCGAGCCTGAAGATCGCCCGCACGGTCTCCGCCGCCGTCGTCGCCGTGGTGAACCGGACCCTGAAAACCTTTCCGCCGCGGTTCGTCATCGCCAAGGGCGGCATCACGTCCTCGGACGTCGCCGCACACGGCCTGGAAATCCGCCACGCAATTGTGCGAGGCCCCATGCTGCCCGGCATCGTCTCGCTCTGGGAGCCGGTGGACGGCCCCGCCAAAGGCATCCCGTACATCGTTTTCGCGGGCAACGTCGGCGACGACCAATCCCTGACTGAAGTCACCCGCAAGCTCAGCTCTACTTTCTAG
- a CDS encoding FadR/GntR family transcriptional regulator — MARKSLVGVVADELLDRIIAGEFPPGTVVPGELELSAKHEVSRMTVREAMKTLEAQRILSVERGRGTFVNPLNQWASLEAVLRAASEGTKDAAAAIQLIELRRMLETGACELAAERISDDELTALSEHVDKMQAAHEVNDLAAFVEADLAFHDVILHASGNVFVAVLFEPLHRVLEARRTETSAFPEIQEHAIGHHRKIAKALESRNPNESRLAMDAHMQQTLDDLKTYVLEA; from the coding sequence ATGGCACGCAAGTCACTGGTCGGCGTCGTCGCTGATGAGTTGCTGGACCGCATCATCGCGGGTGAATTTCCGCCCGGAACAGTGGTCCCCGGTGAGCTTGAGCTCAGCGCCAAGCACGAGGTGAGCCGAATGACCGTGCGTGAGGCCATGAAGACCCTCGAAGCGCAGCGGATTCTGAGCGTCGAGCGCGGCCGCGGCACGTTCGTCAATCCCCTGAATCAGTGGGCATCGCTGGAAGCCGTACTGCGCGCGGCATCTGAGGGAACCAAGGACGCGGCCGCCGCGATCCAGCTCATCGAGCTCCGCCGTATGCTGGAAACCGGCGCCTGCGAACTCGCCGCCGAACGTATCTCCGACGACGAACTCACGGCACTCAGCGAACACGTCGACAAGATGCAGGCCGCCCACGAAGTCAACGATCTCGCGGCCTTCGTGGAAGCCGATCTCGCCTTTCACGACGTCATTCTTCACGCCTCCGGCAATGTGTTTGTGGCTGTGCTCTTTGAACCGCTGCACCGGGTCCTCGAAGCGCGCCGCACCGAAACATCGGCTTTCCCGGAGATCCAGGAACACGCCATCGGACACCACCGGAAGATCGCCAAGGCCTTGGAGTCACGGAATCCCAACGAGTCACGCCTGGCCATGGATGCCCACATGCAGCAGACACTGGACGACCTGAAGACGTACGTGCTGGAGGCGTAG
- a CDS encoding flavin reductase, with protein sequence MRKIAIVGAGESGAQLALGLQRDGYAVTLLSDRSAAQIRTGKVMSSQCMFSTALDAEAQMGTALTEFYESGSVPGITSIRLRVEAEEPIEWEAPLDGPARSIDQRIKSALWIETFVAAGGDFRIEKVTPRMLEELAREYELVIVSTGKGEIGQIFPRDKAKSPFDRPQRVLALTYVTADDGAVAGDATPGSTSSSGAAIRMSMAPGVGEFFTFPGLTVSGPCRMMVFEGVVGGPMDRWTDVGTPQEQLDRSLEILREHFPHEAGNFADAELTDSGATLLGRITPTVRSAVGELGNGKLVFGLGDAVVLNDPLTGQGSNNATLAAKYYLDAIVRRGQQPFDRHWMERTFDEFWRGWGQWAVEWTNDLLKPRRDHQKTLLSEAAEHPALAASIVGGFDDPRTSYPWWFDPTAAADFMQARKEEDTSVFDVRDFRGALGQFATGVTVVTTVAADGRKVGMTANSFTSVSMEPPLVLWCPSKRSPSLGDFENATHFAINILASDQHVLSRQFATPAIDKFAGTDTTEGIAGVPLLDGAVATFQCRTVSRHDAGDHVIYVGEVEKYDYDGGAPLVFHGGKYHATASHPDF encoded by the coding sequence ATGCGAAAAATAGCAATCGTCGGGGCCGGGGAATCCGGTGCCCAGCTGGCTTTGGGCCTGCAGCGGGACGGCTACGCCGTGACGCTCCTGTCCGACCGCTCCGCGGCCCAGATCCGCACCGGCAAAGTCATGTCCAGCCAGTGCATGTTCTCCACAGCCCTCGACGCCGAAGCCCAGATGGGGACAGCGCTCACGGAATTCTACGAGTCCGGCTCCGTCCCGGGCATCACCTCCATCCGGCTGCGTGTGGAAGCGGAAGAACCCATCGAATGGGAGGCCCCCTTGGATGGGCCGGCCCGCTCCATCGACCAACGGATCAAGAGCGCACTCTGGATCGAGACGTTCGTGGCCGCCGGGGGCGACTTCCGCATTGAGAAGGTCACTCCGCGCATGCTCGAAGAGCTCGCCCGCGAGTACGAGCTGGTGATTGTCAGCACCGGCAAGGGCGAGATCGGCCAGATCTTCCCGCGCGACAAGGCAAAGTCGCCCTTCGACCGGCCGCAGCGGGTCCTGGCGCTCACTTACGTCACGGCCGACGACGGTGCTGTCGCGGGCGACGCGACACCGGGCAGCACCTCCAGCAGCGGCGCCGCCATCCGCATGTCCATGGCCCCCGGCGTCGGCGAGTTCTTTACGTTCCCGGGCCTGACCGTCTCCGGGCCGTGCCGCATGATGGTGTTCGAAGGCGTGGTGGGCGGCCCCATGGACCGGTGGACCGACGTCGGGACCCCGCAAGAGCAGCTGGACCGTTCGCTGGAAATCCTGCGCGAGCATTTCCCGCACGAGGCCGGAAACTTCGCCGACGCGGAACTGACCGATAGCGGCGCCACACTTCTGGGCCGTATCACGCCAACGGTGAGGTCCGCCGTCGGGGAGCTCGGGAACGGGAAGCTGGTGTTCGGGCTCGGCGACGCTGTGGTCCTCAACGACCCCCTCACCGGGCAAGGCTCAAACAATGCGACGCTGGCCGCAAAGTATTACCTCGATGCGATCGTTCGCAGGGGCCAGCAGCCGTTCGACCGCCACTGGATGGAGCGGACGTTCGATGAGTTCTGGCGTGGATGGGGCCAGTGGGCGGTTGAATGGACCAACGACCTCCTCAAGCCTCGCAGGGACCACCAGAAAACCCTCCTCAGCGAAGCCGCTGAACACCCGGCGCTGGCAGCCAGCATCGTTGGAGGCTTCGATGATCCACGGACGTCATACCCGTGGTGGTTCGATCCCACTGCCGCAGCCGACTTCATGCAGGCCCGCAAAGAGGAAGACACCTCGGTTTTCGACGTCCGTGATTTCAGGGGCGCGTTGGGGCAATTCGCCACAGGCGTTACCGTGGTGACCACTGTTGCTGCCGACGGCCGGAAGGTGGGCATGACCGCGAATTCGTTCACGTCAGTTTCCATGGAACCTCCTTTGGTGCTGTGGTGCCCCAGCAAACGCTCGCCCAGCTTGGGTGACTTCGAGAACGCCACGCATTTCGCCATCAACATCCTGGCCAGCGACCAGCACGTCCTGTCCCGCCAGTTCGCCACCCCCGCCATCGACAAGTTCGCCGGCACGGACACCACCGAGGGCATTGCCGGCGTTCCGCTGCTGGACGGCGCGGTGGCCACCTTCCAATGCCGCACGGTCTCACGGCATGACGCCGGCGACCACGTCATCTATGTGGGGGAAGTGGAGAAATACGACTACGACGGCGGCGCCCCCCTGGTATTCCACGGCGGCAAATACCACGCAACCGCCAGCCACCCGGACTTCTAG